Proteins found in one Hevea brasiliensis isolate MT/VB/25A 57/8 chromosome 18, ASM3005281v1, whole genome shotgun sequence genomic segment:
- the LOC110648929 gene encoding uncharacterized protein LOC110648929 has translation MPAEHAKKIWKPKPWKHSKPITRTQLQQVRDEFWDTASHYGGQKEIWDAFHAAAETDLTLAQAIVDSAGVIIQREDLTVCYDERDAKYELPKYVLSEPTNLIQDN, from the exons ATGCCTGCAGAGCATGCTAAGAAAATCTGGAAGCCCAAACCTTGGAAGCATTCTAAGCCAATCACAAGGACACAACTCCAGCAGGTGCGTGATGAGTTTTGGGATACTGCTTCCCATTATGGTGGGCAGAAAG AGATATGGGACGCATTTCATGCTGCTGCTGAAACTGATTTAACTCTCGCACAAGCAATTGTGGACAGTGCTGGTGTGATTATTCAGAGGGAAGACTTGACAGTCTGCTATGATGAGAGAG ATGCAAAGTATGAACTTCCCAAGTATGTCTTGAGTGAGCCAACCAATTTGATTCAAGATAATTGA
- the LOC110632349 gene encoding ER lumen protein-retaining receptor A, producing the protein MNIFRFLGDMTHLISILILLLKIYATKSCSGISLKTQELYALVFLARYLDLFTEFISVYNSIMKVVFIVSSLAIVWCMRGHRVVRRSYDKELDTFRHYFLIAASFVLALLVHEKFTFTEIFWAFSIYLEAVAILPQLVLLQRSGNVDNLTGQYVFFLGAYRAFYILNWIYRYFTETHFSRWISCVSGLVQTALYADFFYYYFISWKNNAKLQLPA; encoded by the exons ATGAACATTTTCAGATTTCTGGGAGATATGACTCATTTGATCAGTATTCTGATTCTGCTTCTCAAAATCTACGCCACCAAATCTTGTTCAG GGATTTCGCTGAAGACGCAGGAGCTTTACGCTCTGGTGTTTTTGGCTCGGTACCTGGATCTGTTCACGGAATTTATCTCCGTGTATAACAGTATAATGAAGGTGGTGTTTATAGTGAGCTCTCTTGCAATTGTATGGTGCATGAGGGGGCACCGTGTTGTGAGACGCTCTTATGACAAAGAACTCGATACGTTTCGTCATTACTTCCTTATTGCTGCCAGTTTTGTCTTGGCTCTGTTGGTGCACGAGAAGTTCACATTCACAGAG ATCTTCTGGGCATTTTCAATATACTTGGAGGCAGTAGCCATTCTTCCCCAGTTAGTGTTACTCCAACGAAGTGGGAATGTGGATAATTTGACAGGGCAATATGTTTTCTTTCTTGG GGCTTATCGTGCTTTCTACATCCTCAACTGGATTTACCGCTATTTTACAGAGACACATTTTAGTAGATGGATAT CTTGCGTCTCTGGTCTCGTCCAGACAGCACTCTATGCTGATTTCTTTTACTACTACTTTATTAG CTGGAAAAACAATGCAAAGCTTCAGCTGCCAGCTTGA
- the LOC110649531 gene encoding uncharacterized protein LOC110649531 gives MGGGFRVLHLVRPFLSFLPEVQSADRKVPFREKVIYTVISLFIFLVCSQLPLYGIHSTTGADPFYWMRVILASNRGTVMELGITPIVTSGLVMQLLAGSKIIEVDNSVREDRALLNGAQKLLGILIAVGEAVAYVLSGMYGSVSQLGVGNAILIIIQLCFAGIIVICLDELLQKGYGLGSGISLFIATNICENIIWKAFSPTTINSGRGAEFEGAVIALFHLLITRTDKVRALREAFYRQNLPNVTNLLATVLIFLIVIYFQGFRVVLPVRSKNARGQQGSYPIKLFYTSNMPIILQSALVSNLYFISQLLYRRYSGNFFVNLLGKWKESEYSGGQFVPVGGLAYYVTAPTSLADMAANPFHALFYLVFMLSACALFSKTWIEVSGSSARDVAKQLKEQQMVMPGHRDSNLQKELNRYIPTAAAFGGMCIGALTVLADFMGAIGSGTGILLAVTIIYQYFETFEKERASELGFFGF, from the exons ATGGGAGGAGGATTTAGAGTGCTGCATCTGGTGAGACCGTTCCTTTCCTTTTTGCCTGAAGTTCAGAGTGCTGATCGGAAGGTCCCTTTCAGAGAGAAGGTCATATATACTGTCATTTCTCTGTTCATCTTTCTCGTCTGCAGTCAGCTACCACTTTATGGGATACACTCCACCACTGGTGCTGATCCATTTTATTGGATGCGTGTTATTCTTGCATCCAATCGTGGGACTGTGATGGAACTTGGGATTACTCCCATTGTTACTTCTGGATTGGTGATGCAATTGTTGGCTGGGTCTAAGATCATTGAAGTCGACAACAGTGTTCGTGAGGATCGTGCTCTCCT AAATGGAGCCCAAAAGTTGCTGGGCATTCTGATAGCTGTTGGTGAGGCTGTTGCTTATGTGCTATCTGGGATGTATGGTAGTGTCAGTCAACTTGGGGTTGGAAATGCCATTCTTATTATCATTCAGCTTTGCTTTGCTGGAATAATTGTTATCTGCCTTGATGAGCTTCTCCAGAAAGGATATGGTCTTGGTTCTGGAATCTCCCTTTTCATTGCTACCAATATTTG TGAAAATATTATATGGAAGGCATTTAGTCCTACAACCATCAACAGTGGCCGGGGAGCTGAATTTGAAGGTGCAGTTATAGCTTTGTTCCATTTGCTGATCACCAGGACAGACAAAGTCCGCGCTCTTCGGGAGGCTTTCTATCGGCAGAACCTTCCAAATGTTACCAATTTACTTGCTACAGTCTTGATCTTCCTTATTGTTATCTATTTCCAAGGTTTTCGTGTGGTTTTGCCTGTGAGGTCAAAGAATGCCCGTGGACAACAGGGTTCATATCCAATTAAGCTTTTCTACACATCTAATATGCCCATTATTCTCCAATCTGCACTTGTTTCCAATCTTTATTTCATCTCTCAG TTGCTGTACAGGAGATACAGTGGAAATTTCTTTGTCAATCTGTTGGGAAAGTGGAAGGAATCTGAATATTCAGGTGGCCAGTTTGTTCCAGTGGGCGGTCTGGCTTACTATGTCACTGCTCCAACCAG CTTGGCTGATATGGCAGCCAATCCCTTCCATGCCTTGTTCTATCTGGTTTTCATGCTTTCAGCCTGTGCTCTCTTCTCAAAAACTTGGATTGAAGTTTCAGGGTCATCTGCCCGGGATGTGGCTAAGCAGCTTAAG GAACAACAAATGGTGATGCCAGGACATCGTGATTCAAATCTACAGAAGGAACTGAACCGCTACATACCAACAGCAGCTGCCTTTGGAGGAATGTGCATTGGTGCATTGACAGTTCTAGCTGATTTCATGGGAGCAATTGGCTCTGGAACAGGGATATTGCTTGCAGTTACTATTATATATCAGTACTTCGAGACTTTTGAGAAGGAAAGAGCCAGTGAACTTGGCTTCTTTGGCTTCTAA
- the LOC110649540 gene encoding ubiquinone biosynthesis O-methyltransferase, mitochondrial isoform X1, with translation MASKLLTKLGAIRDPKIARNPNLPLNATRRLFSHRPISTPPHSPPSSPPDNGKSAHKKSKPTSSLKDLELAKFSAIADSWWDSVGPFKPLHAMNPTRLAFLRSTLCRHFRKDPHVARPFEGLKIVDVGCGGGILSEPLARMGATVTGIDALEKNINIARLHAGLDPVTSTIEYCCTTAGGCWHPLVNESQLSIHVVQCSSFVPQKLVKEQKMFDAVIALEVIEHVADPTEFCKSLSALTHPGGATVISTINRSMRSYATAIVAAEYLLHWLPIGTHQWSSFLTPEELVLILQRASINVKEMAGFVYNPLTGRWSLSDDISVNFIAFGTKNGQ, from the exons ATGGCCTCGAAGCTGCTGACGAAACTTGGAGCAATTCGAGATCCTAAAATCGCACGAAACCCTAACCTGCCCCTCAATGCCACTAGAAGACTATTCTCTCATCGACCAATTTCAACTCCTCCTCATTCTCCTCCTTCATCACCGCCTGATAATGGCAAGAGTGCTCACAAGAAATCAAAACCGACGTCATCTTTGAAGGACCTCGAGCTTGCTAAATTTTCAGCCATTGCTGATTCCTG GTGGGATTCTGTAGGGCCATTTAAACCTTTGCATGCGATGAATCCAACTAGACTTGCTTTTCTTCGCTCCACCCTTTGTCGACATTTCAG GAAGGATCCACATGTTGCTAGGCCTTTCGAAGGACTAAAAATTGTTGATGTTGGTTGTGGTGGAGGAATTCTTTCTGAG CCTTTAGCTCGAATGGGAGCAACTGTAACAGGAATTGATGCTTTGGAGAAAAATATCAATATTGCTCGTCTTCATGCT GGATTGGACCCAGTGACTTCAACCATTGAATACTGTTGCACAACAGCTGGT GGATGCTGGCATCCTCTTGTGAATGAGAGTCAGTTATCCATCCATGTAGTCCAGTGTTCTTCTTTTGTTCCTC AAAAGCTAGTTAAGGAGCAAAAGATGTTTGATGCTGTGATTGCATTAGag GTAATTGAGCACGTAGCAGATCCTACTGAATTCTGCAAGTCTCTGTCAGCATTGACTCATCCTGGGGGTGCTACTGTGATTTCAACAATTAACCGATCTATGAGATCGTATGCAACTGCCATTGTTGCAGCAGAGTACCTTCTCCATTGG CTTCCCATAGGCACGCATCAATGGTCAAGTTTCCTTACTCCTGAAGAGTTGGTATTGATCCTACAACGTGCTTCTATCAAT GTTAAAGAAATGGCTGGATTTGTTTACAACCCCTTGACCGGACGATGGTCTCTATCTGATGATATCAGTGTAAATTTCATCGCCTTTGGTACCAAAAATGGCCAATAA
- the LOC110649540 gene encoding ubiquinone biosynthesis O-methyltransferase, mitochondrial isoform X2, producing the protein MASKLLTKLGAIRDPKIARNPNLPLNATRRLFSHRPISTPPHSPPSSPPDNGKSAHKKSKPTSSLKDLELAKFSAIADSWWDSVGPFKPLHAMNPTRLAFLRSTLCRHFRKDPHVARPFEGLKIVDVGCGGGILSEPLARMGATVTGIDALEKNINIARLHAGLDPVTSTIEYCCTTAEKLVKEQKMFDAVIALEVIEHVADPTEFCKSLSALTHPGGATVISTINRSMRSYATAIVAAEYLLHWLPIGTHQWSSFLTPEELVLILQRASINVKEMAGFVYNPLTGRWSLSDDISVNFIAFGTKNGQ; encoded by the exons ATGGCCTCGAAGCTGCTGACGAAACTTGGAGCAATTCGAGATCCTAAAATCGCACGAAACCCTAACCTGCCCCTCAATGCCACTAGAAGACTATTCTCTCATCGACCAATTTCAACTCCTCCTCATTCTCCTCCTTCATCACCGCCTGATAATGGCAAGAGTGCTCACAAGAAATCAAAACCGACGTCATCTTTGAAGGACCTCGAGCTTGCTAAATTTTCAGCCATTGCTGATTCCTG GTGGGATTCTGTAGGGCCATTTAAACCTTTGCATGCGATGAATCCAACTAGACTTGCTTTTCTTCGCTCCACCCTTTGTCGACATTTCAG GAAGGATCCACATGTTGCTAGGCCTTTCGAAGGACTAAAAATTGTTGATGTTGGTTGTGGTGGAGGAATTCTTTCTGAG CCTTTAGCTCGAATGGGAGCAACTGTAACAGGAATTGATGCTTTGGAGAAAAATATCAATATTGCTCGTCTTCATGCT GGATTGGACCCAGTGACTTCAACCATTGAATACTGTTGCACAACAGCTG AAAAGCTAGTTAAGGAGCAAAAGATGTTTGATGCTGTGATTGCATTAGag GTAATTGAGCACGTAGCAGATCCTACTGAATTCTGCAAGTCTCTGTCAGCATTGACTCATCCTGGGGGTGCTACTGTGATTTCAACAATTAACCGATCTATGAGATCGTATGCAACTGCCATTGTTGCAGCAGAGTACCTTCTCCATTGG CTTCCCATAGGCACGCATCAATGGTCAAGTTTCCTTACTCCTGAAGAGTTGGTATTGATCCTACAACGTGCTTCTATCAAT GTTAAAGAAATGGCTGGATTTGTTTACAACCCCTTGACCGGACGATGGTCTCTATCTGATGATATCAGTGTAAATTTCATCGCCTTTGGTACCAAAAATGGCCAATAA
- the LOC110649549 gene encoding protein GRAVITROPIC IN THE LIGHT 1 isoform X2, protein METIKCRSIPSSNKSKIARTFQKVINLKTATRIASNNGIGICMFAPQNKFEDDPTTIYKSHNAYKDDSKAKRKALLDALVAKVFAGITTIKAAYAELQMAQNPYSSDAIHAADQAVVEELKLLSELKRSFFKNDLDHLSPQVTLMLANIQEQQSLMKTYEITIKKLEMETEVKESDISALKKQLDESIAFNKSLEKKLNESGPLSMFDNIQFSILNPTHFVQFLHSALRSMRSFVKLMVREMDVAHWDIEAAAKAIEPESIFAKPTHRCFVFESFVSKTMFEGFNHPNFMLPNESPPPMDHHHHHQSGEHYFNKFKKLKSVNPRHYLTQNPISSFARFTRAKYLQLVHAKMECSLFGNLNQRKLVNSGGFPDSAFFTAFLEMARRVWSLNLLAFSFGENVSIFQVSKNSRFSEVYMESVTHESLLENDSVDAGLRVDFTVVPGFMIGNTVIQSQVYLSPAASLR, encoded by the exons ATGGAGACAATCAAATGCAGATCAATTCCCAGCAGCAACAAGAGCAAGATTGCAAGAACTTTCCAAAAAGTCATAAACCTTAAGACTGCAACAAGAATTGCTTCCAATAATGGGATTGGGATTTGCATGTTTGCTCCACAAAACAAATTTGAAGATGATCCAACCACAATCTACAAATCCCATAATGCCTACAAGGATGATTCTAAAGCCAAGCGCAAGGCATTGTTGGATGCTTTAGTGGCCAAGGTATTTGCAGGCATCACTACCATTAAAGCAGCTTATGCAGAGCTTCAAATGGCTCAGAATCCTTACAGTAGTGATGCTATACATGCCGCAGATCAGGCTGTCGTGGAAGAGCTCAAGCTACTTTCTGAACTTAAGCGAAGCTTTTTCAAGAATGATCTTGATCACCTCTCTCCACAGGTTACTCTTATGCTTGCAAATATTCAAGAGCAACAGAGCTTGATGAAGACTTACGAGATCACCATCAAGAAACTGGAAATGGAAACTGAGGTTAAAGAGTCAGATATTTCTGCTCTCAAGAAACAGCTTGATGAGTCCATTGCTTTTAACAAGTCTCTAGAGAAGAAACTAAATGAAAGTGGGCCTTTGTCGATGTTTGATAATATTCAGTTCTCAATCTTAAACCCAACCCATTTCGTTCAATTCTTGCATTCTGCTTTGAGATCCATGAGGAGTTTTGTGAAGTTGATGGTTCGAGAAATGGATGTAGCTCATTGGGATATTGAAGCAGCTGCAAAAGCAATCGAACCTGAATCCATTTTTGCTAAGCCAACCCACCGTTGCTTTGTGTTTGAATCATTCGTGAGCAAAACAATGTTCGAGGGTTTCAATCATCCAAATTTTATGCTCCCAAACGAATCTCCACCGCCCATGGATCACCACCATCACCATCAAAGTGGTGAACACTACTTCAATAAGTTCAAGAAGCTAAAATCGGTGAACCCAAGACATTACTTGACCCAAAATCCAATTTCATCCTTCGCAAGATTCACAAGGGCCAAGTATCTCCAGCTTGTCCATGCCAAAATGGAATGCTCTCTGTTTGGCAATTTGAACCAGAGGAAGCTAGTGAACTCCGGTGGATTCCCAGATTCCGCTTTCTTTACAGCTTTTCTTGAGATGGCTAGGAGAGTATGGTCTTTAAACCTTCTGGCCTTCTCATTTGGCGAAAATGTTAGCATTTTTCAGGTAAGCAAGAATTCCAGATTCTCTGAAGTGTACATGGAGAGTGTAACCCACGAGTCTTTACTAGAAAATGACAGTGTTGACGCCGGTCTCCGGGTGGATTTCACAGTGGTTCCCGGGTTCATGATCGGTAACACTGTTATACAGAGTCAGGTCTATTTATCGCCGGCGGCATCTCTCCG GTAA
- the LOC110649549 gene encoding protein GRAVITROPIC IN THE LIGHT 1 isoform X1: METIKCRSIPSSNKSKIARTFQKVINLKTATRIASNNGIGICMFAPQNKFEDDPTTIYKSHNAYKDDSKAKRKALLDALVAKVFAGITTIKAAYAELQMAQNPYSSDAIHAADQAVVEELKLLSELKRSFFKNDLDHLSPQVTLMLANIQEQQSLMKTYEITIKKLEMETEVKESDISALKKQLDESIAFNKSLEKKLNESGPLSMFDNIQFSILNPTHFVQFLHSALRSMRSFVKLMVREMDVAHWDIEAAAKAIEPESIFAKPTHRCFVFESFVSKTMFEGFNHPNFMLPNESPPPMDHHHHHQSGEHYFNKFKKLKSVNPRHYLTQNPISSFARFTRAKYLQLVHAKMECSLFGNLNQRKLVNSGGFPDSAFFTAFLEMARRVWSLNLLAFSFGENVSIFQVSKNSRFSEVYMESVTHESLLENDSVDAGLRVDFTVVPGFMIGNTVIQSQVYLSPAASLRV; encoded by the exons ATGGAGACAATCAAATGCAGATCAATTCCCAGCAGCAACAAGAGCAAGATTGCAAGAACTTTCCAAAAAGTCATAAACCTTAAGACTGCAACAAGAATTGCTTCCAATAATGGGATTGGGATTTGCATGTTTGCTCCACAAAACAAATTTGAAGATGATCCAACCACAATCTACAAATCCCATAATGCCTACAAGGATGATTCTAAAGCCAAGCGCAAGGCATTGTTGGATGCTTTAGTGGCCAAGGTATTTGCAGGCATCACTACCATTAAAGCAGCTTATGCAGAGCTTCAAATGGCTCAGAATCCTTACAGTAGTGATGCTATACATGCCGCAGATCAGGCTGTCGTGGAAGAGCTCAAGCTACTTTCTGAACTTAAGCGAAGCTTTTTCAAGAATGATCTTGATCACCTCTCTCCACAGGTTACTCTTATGCTTGCAAATATTCAAGAGCAACAGAGCTTGATGAAGACTTACGAGATCACCATCAAGAAACTGGAAATGGAAACTGAGGTTAAAGAGTCAGATATTTCTGCTCTCAAGAAACAGCTTGATGAGTCCATTGCTTTTAACAAGTCTCTAGAGAAGAAACTAAATGAAAGTGGGCCTTTGTCGATGTTTGATAATATTCAGTTCTCAATCTTAAACCCAACCCATTTCGTTCAATTCTTGCATTCTGCTTTGAGATCCATGAGGAGTTTTGTGAAGTTGATGGTTCGAGAAATGGATGTAGCTCATTGGGATATTGAAGCAGCTGCAAAAGCAATCGAACCTGAATCCATTTTTGCTAAGCCAACCCACCGTTGCTTTGTGTTTGAATCATTCGTGAGCAAAACAATGTTCGAGGGTTTCAATCATCCAAATTTTATGCTCCCAAACGAATCTCCACCGCCCATGGATCACCACCATCACCATCAAAGTGGTGAACACTACTTCAATAAGTTCAAGAAGCTAAAATCGGTGAACCCAAGACATTACTTGACCCAAAATCCAATTTCATCCTTCGCAAGATTCACAAGGGCCAAGTATCTCCAGCTTGTCCATGCCAAAATGGAATGCTCTCTGTTTGGCAATTTGAACCAGAGGAAGCTAGTGAACTCCGGTGGATTCCCAGATTCCGCTTTCTTTACAGCTTTTCTTGAGATGGCTAGGAGAGTATGGTCTTTAAACCTTCTGGCCTTCTCATTTGGCGAAAATGTTAGCATTTTTCAGGTAAGCAAGAATTCCAGATTCTCTGAAGTGTACATGGAGAGTGTAACCCACGAGTCTTTACTAGAAAATGACAGTGTTGACGCCGGTCTCCGGGTGGATTTCACAGTGGTTCCCGGGTTCATGATCGGTAACACTGTTATACAGAGTCAGGTCTATTTATCGCCGGCGGCATCTCTCCG CGTGTAG